Proteins encoded by one window of Bradyrhizobium sp. B097:
- a CDS encoding TIGR03808 family TAT-translocated repetitive protein, which translates to MDVNRRHLIGASAAGVAGALAMSPDAARAAQSAGSLGRDVTQYGVRPGSPDDQTRNLQRAIDDAARAQVPLAFPPGVYRTGLLRLAPGSQLIGVRGASRLAFNGGASLLEGEGAGGIVLMGLAFDGGNVPLPARRGLVHCLSGRDIRITDCQFTGSGGCGIWFEQMSGDVSNNIFTGIASTALVSFDALGLIVSRNTIKGTNDNGIEILRTAIGDDGSIVADNRIENIKAGPGGSGQYGNAINAFRAGNVIVRGNRISNCDFSAVRGNSASNIHITDNSVSNVREVALYSEFAFEAAVIANNTVDGAAIGVSVCNFNEGGRIAVVQGNIIRNLLPKRPVGTDPNDGAGIGIYVEADSAVTGNVIENAPSFGIVAGWGKYLRDVAISGNVVRKAFVGIGVSVVPGAGSALINNNMISETPGGAVVGLDHARPITTDLSAGGAQQYAQLVVGANAVRH; encoded by the coding sequence ATGGACGTCAACCGCCGCCATCTGATCGGAGCCTCCGCCGCCGGTGTCGCCGGCGCGCTTGCGATGTCGCCGGATGCGGCGCGCGCCGCGCAGTCGGCCGGCTCGCTCGGCCGCGACGTCACGCAATATGGCGTCCGTCCCGGCAGCCCCGACGACCAGACCCGCAATCTGCAGCGCGCGATCGATGATGCCGCGCGCGCGCAGGTGCCGCTGGCGTTCCCGCCCGGCGTCTACCGCACCGGCCTGTTGCGGCTTGCGCCCGGCAGCCAGCTGATCGGCGTGCGCGGCGCCAGCCGGCTCGCGTTCAACGGCGGCGCCTCGCTGCTGGAAGGCGAAGGCGCCGGCGGCATCGTCCTGATGGGCCTTGCCTTCGACGGCGGCAACGTTCCGCTGCCGGCGCGGCGCGGCCTCGTCCATTGCCTGTCCGGCCGCGACATCCGCATCACTGATTGCCAGTTCACCGGCAGCGGCGGCTGCGGCATCTGGTTCGAGCAGATGTCGGGCGACGTCAGCAACAACATCTTCACCGGCATCGCGTCGACGGCGCTGGTGTCGTTCGACGCGCTCGGCCTGATCGTCTCGCGCAACACCATCAAGGGCACCAACGACAACGGCATCGAGATCCTGCGCACCGCGATCGGCGACGACGGCTCGATCGTCGCCGACAACCGCATCGAGAACATCAAGGCCGGTCCCGGCGGCTCCGGGCAGTACGGCAACGCCATCAACGCCTTCCGCGCCGGCAATGTGATCGTGCGCGGCAACCGCATCAGCAACTGCGACTTCTCGGCGGTGCGCGGCAATTCGGCCTCCAACATCCACATCACGGACAACAGCGTCAGCAATGTCCGCGAGGTCGCGCTCTATTCGGAGTTCGCGTTCGAGGCTGCGGTCATCGCCAACAACACCGTCGACGGCGCCGCGATCGGCGTCTCCGTGTGCAATTTCAACGAAGGCGGCCGCATCGCGGTGGTCCAGGGCAACATCATCCGCAATTTGCTGCCGAAGCGCCCTGTTGGCACCGACCCGAACGACGGCGCCGGCATCGGCATCTATGTGGAGGCCGACAGCGCCGTCACCGGCAATGTGATCGAGAATGCGCCGAGCTTCGGCATCGTCGCCGGCTGGGGCAAGTATCTGCGCGACGTCGCGATCTCAGGCAATGTCGTGCGCAAGGCGTTCGTCGGGATCGGCGTCTCGGTGGTGCCGGGCGCAGGCTCGGCGCTGATCAACAACAACATGATCTCGGAGACCCCGGGCGGCGCGGTGGTCGGGCTCGACCACGCCCGCCCGATCACGACGGACCTGTCGGCGGGTGGCGCCCAGCAATATGCGCAGCTCGTGGTCGGCGCGAACGCGGTGCGGCACTAA
- a CDS encoding DUF1109 domain-containing protein, producing MDTDQLIRTLTADNAYRPRPIGLALMMALLAAAPVSLLIFFAELGVRPDVMTAMHNPFFDLKFAVTLALAASAIGVSLHLTRPEASLRSFGWWLLIPAGILVATISGEMMMPQRTPMMTRLIGKNSVACMTAIPAMSLPLLVGALYGLRQGAPARPAVAGAVAGLLSAGLAATVYASHCTDDSPLFVATWYTLATVIVASVGALMGSRALRY from the coding sequence ATGGACACCGATCAACTCATTCGAACCCTGACCGCCGACAATGCCTATCGGCCTCGTCCGATCGGTCTTGCGCTGATGATGGCGCTGCTGGCGGCGGCGCCGGTCTCGCTGCTGATCTTCTTCGCCGAGCTCGGCGTGCGGCCCGACGTGATGACCGCGATGCATAATCCGTTCTTCGACCTGAAATTCGCGGTGACGCTGGCGCTCGCCGCCTCGGCGATCGGGGTCAGCCTGCATCTGACGCGGCCGGAAGCCTCGCTGCGCAGCTTCGGCTGGTGGCTGCTGATTCCCGCCGGCATCCTCGTTGCCACGATCAGCGGCGAGATGATGATGCCGCAGCGCACGCCGATGATGACGCGGCTGATCGGCAAGAACTCGGTGGCGTGCATGACCGCGATCCCCGCAATGTCGCTGCCGCTGCTGGTCGGCGCGCTGTACGGGCTCCGGCAGGGCGCACCGGCGCGGCCGGCGGTCGCGGGTGCGGTGGCAGGCCTGCTCTCGGCCGGCCTCGCGGCCACTGTTTATGCGTCGCACTGCACCGATGACTCGCCGCTGTTCGTCGCCACCTGGTACACGCTGGCGACTGTGATCGTCGCAAGCGTCGGCGCGCTGATGGGAAGCCGCGCACTGAGGTACTGA
- a CDS encoding S8 family serine peptidase, giving the protein MTANGRTRSTNRAAIAAAVLLLASVAGSAYAQNFMRSPIGGRPQLSIGPRVNPGIGGAGGGLADRAPLHGPATSWTGDGPRSSMPPPRARDAPRFSADCDDGTRQCSSRPVAVNGGGNGAARKGRAGGGGSSRAQDVAAAATRTVPNELVAEIDGALTETQTDALARRHGLRRIASQNIPLLGATIGLFRTTGNRSADAVVRDLASDSSVHSVQPNYRYALQDQKPTAGGSDPAQYAQTQLHLPEAHRLARGMNVTIAVIDSGIDAAHPELANTVADTFDALGSKDGPHAHGTAVAGVIAARVRLTGSAPEVRILAIRAFGVAAGGAESTSYVILRSLDYAVAHGAQIVNMSFAGPQDALVARAVAAAAARDVVLVAAAGNAGPKSPPLYPAANPDVIAVGGIDAGERLMAASNRGSYIALAAPGADLLVPVPDGKYQLMSGTSFSAAFVSGIAALVLERSPALKPAEVRKVLTGTARDLGTPGRDDLFGAGEADALAAVMAATNAPVAAALDKPSQPAQAVDGNNTSVSRALNEPAPSIASDDSAANHRAAQ; this is encoded by the coding sequence ATGACCGCCAACGGCCGGACCAGATCGACGAACCGAGCGGCCATTGCGGCCGCCGTGTTGTTGCTGGCGTCCGTTGCCGGCTCGGCCTACGCCCAGAATTTCATGCGATCGCCGATCGGCGGCAGGCCGCAGCTCTCCATCGGGCCGCGGGTCAATCCCGGCATCGGCGGGGCCGGTGGCGGGCTGGCTGACCGCGCGCCGCTGCACGGCCCGGCGACGTCGTGGACCGGTGATGGGCCGCGATCGAGCATGCCGCCGCCCCGTGCGCGTGACGCCCCCCGTTTCTCTGCCGATTGTGATGACGGCACGCGCCAATGCTCCAGCCGGCCGGTCGCCGTGAACGGTGGCGGCAACGGCGCTGCGCGGAAGGGCAGGGCCGGCGGTGGCGGCAGCAGCCGCGCGCAGGACGTGGCGGCCGCGGCCACGCGAACCGTGCCGAACGAGCTCGTGGCGGAGATCGACGGCGCATTGACCGAGACCCAGACCGACGCGCTGGCGCGTCGCCATGGCCTGAGGCGGATCGCCTCGCAGAACATCCCGCTGCTCGGCGCGACGATCGGCCTGTTCCGCACGACCGGCAATCGTTCCGCCGACGCGGTGGTCCGCGACCTCGCAAGCGACAGCAGCGTCCACTCGGTGCAGCCGAACTATCGTTACGCGCTGCAGGACCAGAAGCCGACGGCCGGCGGCAGTGATCCGGCGCAATACGCCCAGACGCAGCTGCATCTGCCCGAGGCGCACCGGCTGGCGCGCGGGATGAACGTCACCATTGCCGTCATCGACTCCGGCATTGATGCCGCGCATCCGGAACTGGCCAACACGGTTGCGGATACGTTCGATGCGCTCGGCAGCAAGGATGGTCCGCATGCCCACGGCACCGCCGTCGCCGGCGTGATCGCGGCGCGCGTCCGGCTGACGGGGAGTGCGCCGGAAGTGCGGATCCTGGCCATCCGCGCCTTCGGTGTGGCCGCCGGCGGCGCCGAGAGTACGTCCTATGTGATCCTCAGGAGCCTCGATTACGCGGTGGCGCACGGCGCGCAGATCGTGAACATGAGCTTTGCCGGACCGCAGGACGCACTTGTCGCGCGCGCCGTGGCCGCCGCCGCGGCGAGGGACGTCGTGCTGGTTGCCGCGGCCGGCAATGCCGGCCCGAAATCGCCGCCGCTGTATCCGGCCGCCAATCCCGACGTGATCGCGGTCGGCGGCATCGATGCCGGCGAACGGCTGATGGCGGCCTCGAACCGCGGCAGCTACATCGCGTTGGCGGCGCCGGGCGCCGATCTCCTCGTGCCGGTGCCGGACGGCAAGTACCAGCTGATGTCGGGCACCTCTTTTTCGGCCGCGTTCGTCAGCGGCATCGCGGCACTGGTGCTGGAGCGCAGTCCGGCACTGAAGCCCGCCGAGGTGCGCAAGGTCCTGACCGGCACGGCGCGCGATCTCGGGACACCCGGACGTGATGATCTGTTCGGGGCCGGGGAGGCGGACGCGCTTGCCGCGGTGATGGCGGCGACCAATGCTCCCGTCGCGGCTGCCTTGGACAAACCGTCGCAGCCTGCACAGGCAGTGGACGGCAATAACACTTCCGTGAGCCGCGCGTTGAATGAACCCGCGCCGTCGATCGCGTCGGACGATTCCGCGGCAAATCACCGTGCTGCGCAGTGA
- a CDS encoding GGDEF domain-containing protein, which produces MGSAASSLPSPIAGASESGRPRLTRERLARRARQRRQIQSMIAACFVLDAVVLLIYAHAGTTSVLVAAGYALTGLSLVAVYVLLSERGFHERFRDHYLVAPQSAVNMVNLLVFTYIAPEVGVLFLCNLFVVFGFGALRTSARQTAVVWTIMVLGLAALFLGTDKAIGMPTGTRIDRLATMLVFALTIGRCMYLGIFSSSMQQSLYQSGVKLKEAYRRIEELAELDELTGTSNRRSIMRTLEEEIARCARNGSSCAVALIDLDHFKRINDVYGHPIGDEALRTFAIGMFANLRSIDRFGRYGGEEFLLVLPDLSQDQAMRALERLRAIIAGLDWSAFSPGMQVTISAGVTTLKPHENSDTLLARADGALYAAKARGRNRIATA; this is translated from the coding sequence ATGGGCAGCGCTGCGTCGTCACTTCCCAGCCCGATCGCGGGTGCATCGGAAAGCGGCCGTCCCAGGCTGACGCGCGAGCGCCTGGCGCGCCGGGCCAGGCAGCGCCGCCAGATCCAATCGATGATCGCCGCCTGCTTCGTGCTCGATGCCGTCGTGCTGCTGATCTACGCGCATGCCGGCACCACGTCGGTCCTGGTGGCGGCGGGCTATGCCCTGACCGGCCTCTCCCTCGTCGCCGTCTATGTGCTGCTTTCGGAGCGCGGCTTTCACGAGCGCTTCCGCGACCACTATTTGGTCGCACCGCAATCGGCCGTCAACATGGTGAACCTGCTCGTGTTCACCTACATCGCGCCCGAAGTCGGCGTGCTGTTCCTCTGCAATCTGTTCGTGGTGTTCGGCTTCGGTGCGCTACGTACCTCGGCGCGCCAGACCGCGGTTGTCTGGACCATCATGGTGCTGGGCCTCGCCGCGCTGTTCCTCGGAACCGACAAGGCGATCGGGATGCCGACCGGCACCAGGATCGACCGCCTCGCCACCATGCTGGTGTTCGCGCTGACGATCGGGCGCTGCATGTATCTCGGCATCTTCTCGAGCTCGATGCAGCAATCGCTGTATCAGAGCGGCGTCAAGCTGAAGGAGGCCTACCGGCGCATCGAGGAGCTCGCCGAACTCGACGAGCTGACCGGCACCTCCAATCGCCGCAGCATCATGCGCACGCTCGAGGAGGAGATCGCGCGCTGCGCCCGCAACGGCAGCTCCTGCGCGGTGGCGCTGATCGACCTCGACCATTTCAAGCGCATCAACGACGTCTACGGCCATCCGATCGGCGACGAGGCGCTGCGCACCTTCGCCATCGGCATGTTCGCCAATCTCCGCAGCATCGATCGCTTCGGCCGTTACGGCGGCGAGGAATTCCTGCTGGTGCTGCCCGACTTGTCGCAGGATCAGGCGATGCGGGCGCTCGAGCGGCTGCGCGCGATCATCGCCGGTCTCGACTGGAGCGCATTCTCGCCCGGCATGCAGGTAACGATCTCCGCGGGCGTCACGACGCTCAAGCCGCACGAAAACTCCGACACGTTACTCGCCCGCGCCGATGGCGCGCTTTACGCAGCCAAGGCGAGGGGACGCAACCGCATCGCCACTGCCTAA
- a CDS encoding DUF2336 domain-containing protein, with protein sequence MSSKPETAPESLLDELQTTLAHGTVARRVETLRRVTDLFINGSVNYSDQQIVLFDDVFQCLLEHIENSAKALLANRLAPIETAPPQTIRTLAFDDLIEVAGPVLTLSPRLDDDTLIETARSKSQAHLLAISNRKTLSGAVTDVLVLRGNDEVIQSAVNNPGAEFTERGFTRLVSRAEGDDNLSTCVGLRPSIPRHLYLKLVAKASDTVRQRLEAANPQQAKEIPIAVKEATRRARSAPAAVTPDTTIAHALVKSLYQDGRLDEFQLAAFAEAGKFDETNASLAALANVSVSIAENMMIETRAEGVMILAKVSGLSWSTVRSIINLRDDISGGEPTDLQACKDTYERLRPSTAQQVLRFHRMQQSAPAA encoded by the coding sequence ATGAGTTCGAAGCCCGAGACCGCCCCCGAAAGTCTGCTCGACGAGCTGCAGACGACGCTCGCGCACGGCACCGTCGCACGCCGTGTCGAGACGTTGCGCCGCGTGACCGACCTCTTCATCAACGGCTCGGTCAACTATTCGGACCAGCAGATCGTGCTGTTCGACGACGTTTTCCAATGCCTGCTCGAGCACATCGAAAACTCGGCCAAGGCGCTGCTCGCCAACCGCCTCGCCCCGATCGAGACCGCACCGCCGCAGACCATCCGTACCCTTGCATTCGACGACCTGATCGAGGTCGCAGGCCCCGTGCTGACACTGTCGCCGCGGCTCGACGACGACACCCTGATCGAAACGGCGCGCAGCAAGAGCCAGGCGCATCTGCTCGCGATCTCCAACCGCAAGACACTGAGCGGCGCCGTCACCGACGTGCTGGTGCTGCGCGGCAACGACGAGGTGATCCAGAGCGCGGTCAACAATCCCGGCGCGGAATTCACCGAGCGCGGCTTCACCCGGCTGGTCAGCCGCGCCGAGGGCGACGACAATCTGTCGACCTGCGTCGGGCTCCGCCCAAGCATCCCGCGGCATCTCTATCTCAAGCTGGTCGCCAAGGCCTCGGACACGGTCAGGCAGCGGCTCGAGGCTGCCAATCCGCAGCAGGCCAAGGAGATTCCGATCGCGGTAAAGGAGGCGACGCGACGCGCGCGCTCGGCGCCCGCCGCCGTGACGCCGGACACCACGATCGCGCATGCGCTGGTCAAGTCGCTCTACCAGGACGGCCGGCTCGACGAATTCCAGCTCGCAGCCTTCGCCGAGGCCGGCAAGTTCGACGAGACCAATGCCTCGCTTGCCGCGCTCGCCAATGTCTCGGTCAGCATCGCCGAGAACATGATGATCGAAACCCGTGCCGAGGGCGTGATGATCCTGGCCAAGGTCTCGGGCCTGTCATGGTCGACGGTGCGGTCGATCATCAATCTGCGCGACGACATCTCGGGCGGTGAACCGACCGATTTGCAGGCCTGCAAGGACACCTATGAGCGGCTGCGGCCATCGACCGCGCAGCAGGTGCTCCGCTTCCATCGCATGCAGCAGTCCGCGCCCGCGGCCTGA
- a CDS encoding aldo/keto reductase: MNQSPYEGAALAGIIRLGDLPVSRLGFGAMRLCGDSAWGRPRDRGHANRVLHRAVELGVNLIDTADSYGPEANESQISEALYPYPPGLVIATKGGLVRPNRRSWIEDGRPDHLRRAVEGSLQRLRLERIDLYQLHAPDPNVPFAESVEALADLKRAGKIRHIGISNVTVAQLEAARSITPIVSVQNPYNLRNRTSEDVLAACERLGIAFLPWYPLGGKRGLKALKVKQVASRRGLTHAALSLAWLLARSPVMLPIPGTRSIDHLEDNVRAASLKLAPEDFADLG; this comes from the coding sequence GTGAACCAGTCTCCATACGAAGGGGCAGCACTTGCTGGAATAATTCGGCTCGGCGACTTGCCGGTTAGTCGATTGGGCTTCGGCGCAATGCGCCTCTGCGGAGATTCAGCCTGGGGAAGACCAAGGGATCGAGGCCACGCCAACCGGGTTCTGCATCGCGCGGTCGAGCTTGGCGTCAATCTTATCGACACTGCGGATAGCTACGGCCCCGAGGCGAATGAGTCACAGATCTCGGAGGCGCTGTATCCCTACCCGCCGGGCTTGGTCATTGCCACCAAGGGCGGCCTGGTGCGACCAAACCGCCGATCTTGGATCGAGGACGGTCGCCCCGACCATTTGCGGCGCGCGGTGGAAGGCAGCTTGCAGCGGTTACGGCTCGAGCGCATCGATTTGTATCAACTCCATGCGCCTGACCCCAATGTGCCATTTGCCGAGTCGGTGGAAGCACTGGCTGATTTGAAGCGCGCAGGCAAAATTCGCCATATCGGCATTTCGAACGTCACGGTTGCGCAGCTCGAAGCGGCGCGCTCGATCACACCGATCGTGTCGGTTCAGAACCCGTACAATCTGCGAAACCGGACTAGCGAAGACGTCCTCGCCGCGTGCGAGCGTCTTGGAATTGCTTTTCTGCCCTGGTATCCGCTGGGCGGCAAACGCGGCCTGAAGGCACTCAAGGTCAAGCAAGTTGCCTCGCGCCGCGGTCTCACGCATGCCGCCTTATCCCTTGCGTGGCTGCTCGCAAGATCACCGGTGATGCTGCCAATCCCCGGCACGCGATCCATCGATCACCTGGAGGACAATGTGCGTGCGGCCTCCCTCAAGCTTGCGCCGGAAGACTTCGCCGATTTGGGATGA
- a CDS encoding sigma-70 family RNA polymerase sigma factor has protein sequence MREREDEWTDLMRSAISGDDAAYHRLLKAITPVLRAAARRSLARAGQPVDQSEDIVQDILLAVHLKRQTWDTSAPFAPWLFAIARNKLIDALRRRGRRIFVNIDDFAETLPGETPEPTASPGEVTAQLQALPARQRDVLQSIAVDSTSIKDTAAKFAMTEGAVRVALHRGLASLTAKLRDR, from the coding sequence GTGCGCGAACGTGAGGATGAATGGACCGACCTGATGCGGTCGGCCATTTCAGGCGATGACGCGGCGTATCATCGCTTGCTCAAGGCCATCACGCCGGTACTCCGTGCCGCGGCGCGACGTAGCTTGGCGCGCGCGGGACAACCGGTCGATCAGTCCGAGGACATCGTGCAGGACATCTTGTTGGCGGTGCATTTGAAGCGACAGACCTGGGACACGAGCGCGCCGTTCGCGCCGTGGCTGTTCGCGATCGCGCGCAACAAGCTGATCGACGCGCTGCGCCGCCGCGGCAGGCGCATCTTCGTCAATATCGATGACTTCGCCGAGACGCTACCGGGGGAAACACCGGAGCCGACGGCCTCGCCCGGCGAGGTGACCGCCCAGTTGCAGGCGTTGCCGGCGCGGCAGCGCGACGTGCTGCAATCGATCGCGGTCGACAGCACCTCGATCAAGGACACCGCTGCGAAATTCGCGATGACCGAGGGCGCGGTGCGGGTTGCACTGCATCGTGGGCTTGCGAGCCTGACCGCGAAATTACGGGACCGATGA
- a CDS encoding sigma-70 family RNA polymerase sigma factor, translating into MSATQAASDEVLIARIAQGDRLAMQVLYGRHHVRVYRFGLRLVRDEQVAEDLISEVFLDVWRQAGKFEGRSAVSTWLLAITRFKALSSLRRRKDAELDDEAANAIEDTSDDPETVVQKKDTGDTLRKCLTGLSAEHREIVDLVYYHEKSVEDVAEIVGIPENTVKTRLFYARKKLAELLKAAGVERGWP; encoded by the coding sequence TTGAGCGCGACACAGGCGGCTTCAGACGAGGTTCTGATCGCTCGGATCGCTCAAGGCGACCGGCTCGCCATGCAGGTGCTGTACGGACGGCATCATGTCAGGGTGTACCGCTTCGGGCTTCGGCTCGTGCGGGACGAACAGGTGGCGGAGGACCTTATTAGCGAGGTCTTCCTGGACGTGTGGCGTCAGGCGGGCAAATTCGAGGGACGATCCGCCGTTTCAACCTGGCTTCTGGCGATTACCCGGTTCAAGGCGTTGTCTTCGCTGCGGCGAAGGAAGGACGCCGAACTGGACGATGAGGCCGCGAACGCGATCGAGGACACGTCCGACGATCCGGAAACGGTGGTGCAGAAGAAGGACACGGGTGACACGCTGCGTAAGTGCCTGACGGGACTATCGGCGGAACACCGGGAAATTGTCGATCTTGTCTATTATCACGAGAAATCCGTGGAAGACGTCGCTGAGATCGTCGGGATTCCGGAGAACACCGTGAAGACGCGCCTGTTCTATGCGCGCAAGAAACTTGCCGAGTTGCTGAAGGCAGCCGGTGTCGAGCGAGGTTGGCCATGA
- a CDS encoding TIGR03809 family protein: protein MTHRTDVARGQEIVARWCNLAEQRLEHLNELFETGRWRRYHSEQAFLENVREARAAVDIWRELLTREASLDNSPIDLSWLGRGKSKLPPPDLSPVSQRRSETATLAEAAMSAVAAAMETAAEVLEQPPVVADAPPLEMPPPVMPPPVLDLDTIQRRYPLLRNAL, encoded by the coding sequence ATGACACATCGGACCGACGTGGCCAGAGGCCAAGAGATCGTTGCACGCTGGTGCAACCTTGCCGAGCAAAGGCTGGAGCACCTCAACGAGCTGTTCGAAACCGGACGCTGGCGCCGCTATCACAGCGAGCAGGCCTTTCTCGAGAACGTCAGGGAAGCGCGGGCCGCGGTCGACATCTGGCGCGAATTGCTGACCCGCGAAGCTTCGCTCGACAATTCGCCGATCGATCTGTCCTGGCTCGGCCGCGGCAAGTCGAAACTGCCGCCGCCCGATCTTTCGCCGGTGTCGCAGCGCCGCTCCGAGACGGCGACACTGGCCGAGGCCGCGATGAGCGCAGTCGCGGCCGCGATGGAAACGGCGGCCGAGGTCCTCGAGCAGCCGCCCGTTGTGGCCGACGCACCGCCGCTGGAGATGCCCCCTCCGGTCATGCCGCCGCCGGTGCTCGATCTCGACACCATCCAGCGGCGCTATCCGCTGCTGCGCAACGCGCTGTAG